The Arachis ipaensis cultivar K30076 chromosome B10, Araip1.1, whole genome shotgun sequence DNA window TACATCATACGAATGTAAAACTGATTCATGGTTTCCTGCTTGGAAAAGGCGAACTCTTGACAACCAAGGAAGCGCGGAGGAGACATCAATGTTATGATGAAAAATCATCACATGGTAGATTCTCTTCTGCACTTTTGGTTGTAAGGGAACATCTTCCATCTGGAAACGTATGCTTGAGATTGAATATTGATGCCACAAGAATAGGAAATGTTGCCCGGTTTGTTAATCATTCTTGTGATGGTGGTAACTTGAGCACAAAGCTAATTAGAAGTTCAGGAGCTTTGTTCCCCCGCCTCTGCTTCTTTGCTTCGAAAGATATCCAGACAGATGAAGAGCTTACATTTAGCTATGGAGAAATCAGGAAAAAGGCCAATGGTCTGCCATGCTTTTGCAGTAGCCCTTCATGCTTTGGAACTTTGCCTTCGGAAGACACTTGAGACACGTTTTTGTTTAAGGATATGGATTAGTTGTGAAAGGAATACCGATGTTTTTGTTGGCATGAGCTTTTACAAAATGAGTTAATGTGGATAAACTCTTCCTTTAGGTCAACCTCATTTGACTTGAATAAATCTTAAATATACCTAGTTTTAAATGTACATTTTTagtcatttttttaatatttagtgCCTTGTTAATGTTATATATAACATGAGTTGGCGAACGTATTTGGGGTAGAAAACAACAAAGTAAAAGGTTCTTTTGAATTGATTGAGGAGGGAGTCATTGCCTTCAAACTattaaaagaaaggaagaaagaaggaataataataaattaaataaacaaattattaaaagaagacaattttatattttaagaGGATGTTGCTAAAACAATTTGCATCATACTCCTTCTCAAATGAGGTAAGTTAGGGTTAGGAAAccattatgtcatttgagtttaGTACCTAAATTTAATCTAACTTAAATCCTTAATGCTTCACAAAGCAGGATTTTCGGCCTTCCTTGTATACAATTAACAGCATGCTTAAGTAAAAAGGGAATTGCATTGTCATTCCATCAATCAAGCAATGAccataatttatattataaactTAAAACTTCATTTAGTTGGAAAAAGTTTAGGTAAATTTATCATTTATTAATCCCCCAACTATACCCCCAAACTCAATTTTCTTTCGCATGTAAACTTGAAACTGACAGAGTCATAGAAAGAGTAAATCAAAGGAAGACCAAACATTAAACAAAAACTGATGGTTTTTTACGGTGAATATAAATAGCCACTACAGATCAGGGTTAAAGACCGGAGGAATCTTGCTTTCttgttcatcatcatcatcatattgaGACAAGCGAGAGAAATTGCTATTATGATGAAGTGGATGAATGCTGTGAGACGATGAGGGTGCTGTTGCCGCCTCCATTGAGAGGTCGAAACCACCGGTAGCAGGGTTGAAGTTGGTGATGTTCATAAGGTTAGTTGTGGAGGCAGATGAGCTGTTTGAGAATGCTGGATACAGCCCCAAATTGTTGATCATCATGTTTGGGTGGTGATGCTGTAGTGCTTGTTGTTgcggctgctgctgctgctgggtGGTGTCAAGAACACTTGCATATGCAATCCTTCCATTCATCACTTGAGTTTGAGTCATAGCCACCTCTGCTTGCAAAGATGCCACCTGAATTGGCCCAAAAgaaaatttagtttttattagagatataattattcacGTTGTCTCTTCTTATTCGCTTAAGTTTGTAGGATGAGTGGTTTTAtgatatggtatcagagctctatATTCAAAAGATCTAGAGCTCGATCTAGAGCTTCTGTTTTCTTATATATAATGACGTTATTTTATTTACAGACGATGGATCTACAATTAGTGGtgaaaaaataaagagaatttaataataaattttataaaattgaaggtgctaattaggaattttagccagatctttatttttcttatgatttttttAGGTGGGGAGAAATTTATAAGAATAGTAAGAATGCCTTAATCATTCAAGTACATGTTTTGTAGCATGCATGTTAGGAGCTAGTCATTCAAGAGCATATAACTGCGTCAATCGACGTATAATCCTGAATCCTAAACTTAGAGCATAACTACGAGAATGAATACGTGGTATGTACATCACCTGTTATTCCATATGCAATTTCAATATACagtatattttaataatataatatttagtACAAGAATATGTATATACTTTAAAACTTAGTTGATGTTGTTTTAGAGATTTTACTTTTTGTAATCTGTCATCTATTACTTATTACATATTGGAATATAGGAAGAGTTTGAAGCACAATTTTTTTTGtctgaaatatatatatacatacacggATACGGATACAATACGAAATACGCAGATATATTTTTTGGTGTTTTGAGAATACATCATATATGTATTAaagatttcttttattttttattaagatacaatTAGATACCACAAATATGTGCGTATAGATGAGTGTCGATATATATCGTGTCCAAAATGTGAGCCGACACGTGGATACAATAACTCACTAAAGTTTGAATGTAATAAAACTTCTTAATTAGagcattaaatatatatttactatCTTGACTTGCTTTATATTTGTTATTATTCTacgtatttaatttataaaaaaataaattaatagacGTGTTAGTATTAATTAATACATTAATTTCTTATAAAATTGTTCTTGTGTTTGTCCAAACATCTTCTATCATTGTTAATTCTTTTTTGAAATCAATTATCTTTCTGAGTTTTAATTGCAAACTAGTAACATTACTATCTGTATTGACGATCCATATAGCTAGCTACTTGGTGTCACTGAATTCATGCAAGCATGCTTTAATTTGAACAACTAAAAAAAACCAGGAGTTGTAAAAAGCAAGTGCAAAATTAAAGATTAACCTGTTGTTGCAAAGAGAGAATGGTGGACACACAACCATAAACCGGATCAGATAGCCTTGCCTGAGCCTCGTAACAAATAGTCGCCACCGCTTCATTGCGGCGGTGTGCCGGAACATGCAACAAAAGCTTCGACACATTGCTAGCACCAAACACCTTGTGAACCGCCGCAAACTTAGCGGCACCTTGGTCCGAGCTAAAGTGGGGTGCAAAGATGCACCCTGCAACACACTTCCTCCTCAAGAACTTGCAAGCCCCGCATGGACTACTCGGAGATGGCGGCGGCGCTCCCTCTTGCGTTGGCGCCGCCGCGCCACGCCTTGCGGCACTAGTGCTTCTACGCCTGCTTCCTTCAGCACCACCGCCTTGTGGCTCAGCCATATTGGGTTATGAATTATGAAATATCTTTGTATGGTATGTGATTAATTAGATGGGAATATAGAGACTTGATCCTTATATGGAAATTTTTGGGGGGCGTCAATGCACGTTGGTCTTGTGAGTTGATTGGCATGGTGAATAATGTGGCCCTTTTTGTTCATTGTGAAAGAAGAAAACGTTAAGGTTGGTGAGGGTTGTGTGTGTGAGGAGCACGTGCCAAGTGAGTGATGATGGTGTGGCTAATGTGGCCCTTTTTATTGTATGGAAGTGTAGCACATAAAATACTTGTGTTTGTTTGTTAGGCGTTAtgtataaatattattataacgGTTAAATAGTGGTTGTTATGAtgagaaaattgaaaagaaataaaaaaaaaaggatatttataatttatctttGGTGGGGAAGCACACAAGAATTGTGTAGTCTTTTTG harbors:
- the LOC107623702 gene encoding LOB domain-containing protein 20; the protein is MAEPQGGGAEGSRRRSTSAARRGAAAPTQEGAPPPSPSSPCGACKFLRRKCVAGCIFAPHFSSDQGAAKFAAVHKVFGASNVSKLLLHVPAHRRNEAVATICYEAQARLSDPVYGCVSTILSLQQQVASLQAEVAMTQTQVMNGRIAYASVLDTTQQQQQPQQQALQHHHPNMMINNLGLYPAFSNSSSASTTNLMNITNFNPATGGFDLSMEAATAPSSSHSIHPLHHNSNFSRLSQYDDDDEQESKIPPVFNPDL